CCTCGCGAAGTTGTTGACTATGGTGAGGGCCACTATCCCCTTGATTTCAGGAGTGAGGGATCCCTTCCAGAAGGAGATCTTCCCCTTTCCCTTGACCCCGAACTCCCTTATCATAGGAGAGATCAGCGCAGTAGAGATCAGCCCCAAGAACAGGCCCAGCGCGAGGACCGAGTCCCTAGTAGCCATCGCTACCAAGAGCGCGCCTGCAGCTGGTCCGAGGATGGCTCCTATCTGCCACGAGACCCTCACTGAGCTGAAGGCGGTCCCGACCTTCTCCTTGAATAGTAGGCTGGTGACCTGATTCCTCCCCATTATGTGTAGCGCCCTACCCATCCTTGCTAGGGCTAGAGAACCGAAGATCACGGCAGGTGATACGTCCGCCAGCAGTAGACCCGAGGAGATGGATATGCCCAGAGAGCCGATGAGGAAGGTTAGTGAGGGCGAGGCGAAGGCGGCGAAGGCCCACCTGAAGACGAACTCCATGAGGTTGGCACCGGAGGCTATGATCCCGTAAGTAGCGGCGTCGACACCGGCCTCCTCCACTAAGAAAGGCCATATCGGCTGGTAGAGAGAGATCGTCATCCCAGCTAGGAAGGAGCTGAGCAGGACTATGAGGAGTTCCCTCCTGATCTTTGAAATGAACTTCACCATGAGAGTGGTCCCCCGATTTAATATCTCCTTTCCCTAACGGCCGCTCCCCCTGTCCTTGAGTACATCCCTACCCAGCTTGGACAGGCGTACCAGGCTTCCAGACTTAGTTCGCTCCACCTCTACGAGCCCTTTGCCCTCCAATCGCCTCATCCTCCTCCAAGCAGTGGTCTTGGGGAGGGATAGCTCCTTCCTTATGGTGGAGAGGCTCTTCTCACCCTCAGCAAGCGAATTAAGGATCATCATATCCGTTGAATCCAGCTCGAACTTCTTACCACGGGACCTGCTGTTCAAGAGAACAAGGACTACAGCTAGAGCCGGCAATAGGGCCAATAGGTAATAAGGGAGGTCATTCCTCCCCTTATCCTCCCTAGGAGGGGTCGTATAAACGTAATCTAGGGTGAAAGGAGGTTCCAGCGTCAGTTCCAAGTAGGAGGGCCCCTCCCGTATGGAAACGGGGGTCTTGGAGAGTCCTACTACATCGGGATCTCCCACTAATCTGACTGATATGAGCGAGTACGATGTGGCGGATACGTTCAGGCTCCAGACTAGTCCCCTCTTATAGGTCAGGCTCTGGGTCTCGTAGGTCACATTGACCTCGTCGGCCACCTCGGCATCCACTATGATCTTGCCGCCGTCCAGCGTGTAGTTGAGGGGGAGGTCCTCCTCGTCCACGACAGATAAGAGGGTAGGCTGCCCCAAAAGCGGGATCTCGACTATAGGATCCTGAACAGGCGCTCTGATGCTGACAGTACACCACCCATCCGGGTATACCTCTATTACCGCGTTCGTCGGGCCTCCCACGGCTGTGATCAGCGTTACTGTCAATACTGTTGCAAGTAGTGATGATGGGAGACCCCGCCTCATCGGGATGTCCCTCCGGGGGAAGGGAAAAAATTATGTGGTCAGGTGCCTAGCCTGCGGCAGACCCTGAGGTACCTGAAAAGCTGCCTGACGTCTTCCAGCGCTAAGAACCTCTGGCCATTCTCGATGTGCCTCTTCAGAGAAAGCAGGGCTCTTTCGATGCTATTCTTCAGTTTCAGTACTTTCTCAGCGTCTTCCGTCTTGTTATCCCTCAACAGCTTCTTGTGGATCAGATCAAGCCTGACGATGCATCTCTCGGAGGCCCTCTCGATTCTCTTTACCCTGTTGAGGGCCCTCTCCTTGGTTAAGTTGAGATGCTCTTTAGCAGCCTCCCTCACATCGCTGTAGAGAGATCTCAGATCGTTGACTGCTTCTTCTATTTTCTCACGGGCCCCCTCTAAGTCTCCTGACTTGAGGAGCGATTTGGCATCTTCCAAGAGCGACTTGACCTCTTCCAATTGGGAAGTGAAGTTCGTGGTGTTCACTCCCCTGTTCTCCAAGGCTTGTATTACTCTCTCAACCCTAGCTACTGCCCTGCTCAGTCTCCCAATGGTCATCCTGAGCCTTCCTCCCTCCCTTATCACACTGACATCCTTGATATCCCTCAGCACATCTCTTATCACTGAAAGGGCCTCTCTAGCCTTTTCAACCGCAGATCCGTAATCTCCGGAGGAGAGAAGTGCATTAGCTTCCTCGATCAGGGGATCGGCCCTAGCTAAGGCATCTTCAACCTTGCTGGCTGCCTCATCGTTTAGGTTACCCATTATGCTCTGGAGAAAGGACTTGACGTTCTCGTACGACCGTATCAATTTCCTAGCTAGTTCCTCTTTACCCGCTTGGGCATACACGGGGAGAGTCAGCAGAGCTATTAGCGAGATACTGGCTAAGATCAGGATGAGCTTTCTCCGCACGATCTCACCCCCCTCATCGATGAGGGGGGGATAGATTAGGGATGCGCGCGGGACGGTGATGGGACGGCATCCAAGGGGACTTGCGGATTACCTTTAAATAGTGGCGGGGGTGCACATGCAGAGGTGATCTCATGGGAGGTCTCATCGCCCTTAGGTTAGATGGGGCCTTCCTTGGAGGTGTCAGCCTTTCGCACCTCCGAGGTGGTGTCCTTTGGAGAGTTAAGTGACTGCTCCTACTTTTGGAAGCCCTGCGTGGATAGATTAGCCAAGATCCTGTCGGGTGTAAGGGAGGAAGAGTTCTACGAGCTAGCGATTCCGCGTGAGAAACTGAGCTGGCTCCCCAAGGTGAGAGAGAAGGGTGTATTGGCCTCCCTAGGATGGGGGCTGGCGCCCACAGCATCCATACTGACTGAACCTGACTTTCTCGCAGCATCTGAACCGGTATTCAGGGCCGGGTACTTGAGAGATCTGCTGAACCCGCACGACGACTTCGGTTCTTCCCTGACAGCAGCGATGAGGGTCACTAGAACACTCAAAGATAGATTGGTCGTAATGAGCGACGTGGCCACGGGGCTGAAGGGCGTCACCCACGTTGCTCCAGGGCAATACTTCTCAATGAGTCCAGATAGGGAGGAACTCTTCCTATTAGCTGATAACCTCCCTAAGGAGCTAGATAACAAGCTAGAGAACCTAGGAGAAGTTACTAGAGACTGGAACAGGCTGGATGAGGCCACGATCATCGTGGTAAGGACTAGTAGGAGCCTAGGATCCGAGGAGTTTGAGAAGGCGAGCCGCCTCAAGCTCGTGATCACCGCGACCCATGGTCTGGATCATATAGATGTGTCAGAGGCCAAGAGGAGAGCCATAATAGTAGAAAGAGCTCCTGTGAGGGCTAGGGCTGTGGCTGAGCTCACTTTGGGCCTCATTCTCGATCTGGCCAGGGGCATCAGTCTGGGAGATAGGAGAATGCGAGAGGGAGAGTGGGCCAAAAGGAGGCTTAAGGGATTCGAGATCTCCGGCAAGAAGGTCGGCATAATTTCCATGGGTGTAGTCGGATCAGAGATAGCCAGCCTGCTCAGGGCCGTGGGGATGGAGGTAAGCTTTTACGACAAGTACAAGGACGGGGGGAAGCCCTTGGACGATCTGCTCAAAGAGAGTGATATAGTAGTCCTCGCCTCACCCCTGACGGAGGAGACCAAGGGAATGATAGGGAGGAGGGAGCTCTCTCTCATGAAGGAGGGGGCCTACTTGGTCAACGTTGGTAGGGGGGAGCTCGTCGATCTGGAAGCCCTTATTGACTCCCTGGAGAGTGGTAAGCTTGCTGGAGCGGCCCTCGATGTGTTCCCTAAGGAGCCACCCTTCGGAGAGGATGCCTATGATAGATTAAGCCATCTGGACAACGTCGTCCTCACGCCTCATATAGGCGGGAACACGAGGGAATCGGACAGGAGGATCGTTAGGGAGGTGCTTGGGATCCTTGGCAAGTGGTTCCACGATTAGCTTCATTCCTGGACCAGTAAATCCGAGTCCCGAGGTTATGAAAGCACTCAGTGAGCCGATGCCCTACCACAGGGGAGAGGGGTTCTCGAGGATGTACGGTGAGATCATTGAGGGGATGAAGCCCCTCTTCGGTGCTGATGGGGATGTCGTTGTCATAAGCGGATCCTCCACAGCTGGTCTCGAATCGGCACTGGCGGGGTTCGCGAGAGGTAAGGAAGTGGTCGCCGTAGTCGACGGTAAGTTCGGAGAGAGGCTAGCCGAGATAGCGTCGCTTTACGCCAAGGAGGTCAGGAGGGTCCTGTCGGAGTGGGGCGGGACCCCACCTCAGGAGAAGTTGGAAGCCTCTTTAAACGGTGCCGACCTCCTCGTGGTCGTCCACAATGAGACATCAACGGGTGTCGAGCATGACATGGACCTAATAGCGGATCTAGCGTCAGATAGAGAAGTAGATCTTGTGGTGGACGTTGTGAGCTCTATAGGTGGTATTGAGGTGAGGGGAGATAAATGGGAAGCTAAGGCCCTAATAGGAGGAGTCCAGAAGTGCATAGGTGCCCCACCTGGCTTGGCTCCCGTGATGATACGGGAGTGGGACGGCTATGGGGAAGCCCCCTATTACCTCGACCTGAAGAGGTACAGAAGCTTGATTATGGGTAACCTCAAGCAGACACCCTTTACCCCGGCGCTCCCACTCTTCTCGGCTCTCAGGGCCGCGATTCGAGAGATACACTCGGAGGGACTTGAGGCTAGATTCCTCAGGCACCGGAGGATGGCTAAGTTACTTAGGGAGGGATTGGAGGATCTTAGAGTTGAGCTTTTCGCTAATCCCGGCGAATTAGGCAAGCTATCAGACACTGTGACCTCCTTCAGGGTCCCCGAGCCTGAGGTAGTTAGGGAAAAGCTTGCGGAGAGGGGTATAATGGTAGCGGGAGGTCAGGGTCCCCTGAAGGGGAAGATATTGAGAGTCGCCACTATGGCTAGAATCAAGGAGGAGGATGTTCATTCATTGTTGGCAGAGCTGAGGGAGATACTGCCCATGATCACCCCAGGAGCTGCTCCTTAACTTCATCCTCCAGTCTACTGGAGAAGGCTTCGAACAGTGAGTTTACATCCATCTCGAAAGTCTGCTCCTCCTCGTTCCAAAGATCAACTGGTATCCGCCAGTTGGATGGGCCCGCAACCAGCAGATGCTCGACTTTTACCAGCTGATCGCTGAAGAGGGCTCTCAGGGATTTGATGAGCGTCCCCAGAATCCTTTCATTGACCAAGATGACGCTGGTTACTCCCGCGAGGGGACCCTCTGTGTAAAACATGATAGGCGATGATATCTTGGAAAGGGCCTCGCCTATCCTCAGGAAGTCCTTATATGGGGCATCGAATCTCGCCAGAAGGGCCTCCCCGAGACCTACTCCTGTTGGAAAGTATCCTTTAACGACGAGCCCGTTTCTCCTGTATTTAGCGAACCTCTCCGCTGCATTAGGTACGCCGATCCCCCTTAGGTAGGACCTAGAGGCCTTGCCCTTACTGTTGATCACACTGAGCGCTAAGACATCCCTCTTATCCAATTTTATTGGGGGTTTTTTCCCTCTATAGACCTCTCTCCATGTGGGAGGGGTATCTGGTGACCCAGAGTAACCATCGACCATGAGCCCCAGTACCTCCTCAGGCCGGATCTCATCTAAAGAATGGAGATCAAACGAGAAGAGAGTTAGTTTCCCTATACGGAGACCACTCCCGGATAATTTGACAAAGGCCCTCTCATACTTGAGAGGTACCAGGAAGAGAACATAGTATGTATTCCCCTCAGACACATAGACATTATATGTAAATGGGAAAGTTTTCAGGAAACTTACCTCTTCAGGGAGAGGATCTTCGAGCTCCATTATGTACGTCAATAGCCCCATCTTAAGCGGGGAGACAGCATAGGGACCGTGTATTATCCCCTTACTGATGAGGTCTCTTAAAGCTCTAGAGATGGAGGCGAGCGAGAGGCCCGTATACTTAGCCAAATTTTCCAACTTAGCGTCTTGGGTCTTAGTCACATGGATTAAGGATTTTAGGACCTGAAGCTCTCTTTTTGATAATCTTAGGGATGGATAACTCCTGCTTATCAACAGGAGAAGTAAGTAATCGTCCAGCCCGAACTTTTCACCCTTCTTGGAGTAAATCAAGTTTATTGCTTTCGTGACGCTTTTAATGATACTAATCCTCTCCCTAAGACTGTAGACTTGGAATATTTTGGGTGCGTAGTAGGGAGGGGCCGTGGGCAGTTCTACCTTCTGAGTGCACTCTAACCACCAAGATGGGTCGGCGTTAGAGTATGCCCACGCCAAGTCGTAGATATGGGGGAAACCCGATGGGGGTAAAAAAAGAATGAATGCTTCTCTCTTGATTACTGCTTCTACCTTGTCAGGCGAAAGGTCTCTGCTTATGAGAAGATCGCCGCCCTCCTCTTTAACACCGCTCCTAAGGTTCTTCTCTATCTTAACATCTGCTAGCATAACCCTCTTCGGGATCCTCCTTACAGGATTAGCTTTCAGTTCTTTTTGGATCTTCTTAACCTCCTCTTTGAAAAGTTTAGTCAGATCCTCATTTTTTTCAAGTCCTTCCTGTTGCACACCAATTAGTGTCGTTAGAGCTAATAAAGTTTTTCTTCAAATGAGATCTGTTGTGATATCACTTATTATACCAGTAATGAGTGTTCTCATCAGTCTACTAAATAAAATGAGCAGATACAGGCCATATAGGCTTGGTCTACGTAGGTAGTAAAGAAGGAAGGAGGTTGGTGAATATGATGATCGGGCCAATAGCTCCGCCCAATCCCCCTGTAAAGTAACTTCTCCTTCACATATTTTCTTATCTATCGGTTTTCTCTTCTTTCGGTTATAATTGAAAAAAATGTCGGAGCACAATGTTTATGGAGGTGAGGGCTGCTTCCATTTTAGGATGACCCATAGGGGGAATAGGGAAGAGATTGATGATGCATTTTACATCTCGGCGTACATAGTAAGGGAATTCTCCGACAATGAGGCTGAGCCATTGAAGCCGGTCTCCTCGATATTGGCGGAGAGGCTAGGTGAGAATTGGAATGTGTTGACCAAAGATCAAAATGAGGAGACCGCATTCAGCTTCGGCTTGGGCGTTACCCTCAGCTCTGAACCAATAAATGGTTGGATCATTAATCTGAAGTTTCTGAATAATGGAGAAGTGAAGATCGGTACTCTCGGAAAATCCGTCAAGATTAAATGGGAGGGGGATAGGGAGACCCTGCTCACGGCCTCGAAACTAGCGGCTCTCGCTCTATACCTCTACAGGAACCCCTTAATGTGTTTAAGGGAGGATCTGATAGTTGCTGGGATATTCTACCTCAACCCTCGTGTGTGGTCAGATCCTGCGATCTCAGGTATAGAACTGGCTGCAGCATTTTCAGCGATCTCAGAGGGGCTGGAACTGGAGAGGAGATATGAATCCTTCGTGAAGGCCCTTCACTTTCTGAGCCAGTTAGATCACCTGCCGGAGATGGTAAGGGCCCTCAAAGCCCTCGCTGTGATGGGCATTGCTCCACCCCTGAGCAAGAGAGACCTCTTTTACGTGGATCAGCTTTCTCCTGTGGAGATAAAAGTTCTGAATGCCCTCACAGCCAAGGAGGCGATAGATAGGCTCTATGGACTAGATGAGAAGAAGGTCGTGATACTGCTCTCAGAGCTGCTGGGTCTGAGGTCTAAGATCTTCGACAGGAGAAAGCTGGTTAAGTCCCTCCTACAGAGGGAGTCCAAGGAAGGCCTGACATTGAGTGAGATCTCCCATGTCCTAGGGATCGACAAGGCCTATCTCTGGAGGGATGTCCTACCTAAGATGATAGAGCGTTTCCTCATTACGGTTGGCAGTGACAGATATAGGGGGAAGACGGTGAAGGTCTACAGGCCCAATGTATCCCTGCCTACTGTGGGAGATATGGTACTAACTTATACGCTGAATCTCAGCTACCTCGTAAGTAGGGGTTGAACCTTGCGCCTCAAGACGAGTTTCTTCTGCCGGGATCCCGTGATCGTGGCCAAGGATCTTTTGGGAAAGCTGCTCGTCAGGGAACTTGATGGGGACAGGATATCTGGAGTTGTGGTGGAGACCGAGGCCTATCTGGGGAGAAACGACAGGGCCTCTCACGGTTTCGGTGGAAAGAGGACGCCTAGGATGCGGCCTCTATACGAGGGATGCGGCCTGTTCTACATCTACCCAGTTCACGGCTACGCTATGTTGAATGTAACAACTGCGCCACCCGAAGAGCCCACAGCCGTCCTCATAAGGGCGTTGGAGCCCGTGGAGGGCGTGGATCTCATGAAGGGGAACAGGGGAACTGATGATGTGAGGAACTTGTGTTCTGGCCCTGGGAAGCTCACCAAGGCACTGGGTATTACCCTAAATATGAACGGCCTGAGCGTCGGGGACGGACCTCTCTACTTCGAGGAGTACAGGTGGGTAGACGAGCGGGAGATAGTGGCCACGAAGAGGGTGGGGGTGGACTACGCTGGCAGGCACGCGGACCTACCCTTTAGGTTCTACTTGAAGGGCAACAGGTACGTGTCAAGGCCATGATCCCCTGAAGATGACCTCGACCTCCT
This is a stretch of genomic DNA from Thermoproteota archaeon. It encodes these proteins:
- a CDS encoding MFS transporter, with the translated sequence MVKFISKIRRELLIVLLSSFLAGMTISLYQPIWPFLVEEAGVDAATYGIIASGANLMEFVFRWAFAAFASPSLTFLIGSLGISISSGLLLADVSPAVIFGSLALARMGRALHIMGRNQVTSLLFKEKVGTAFSSVRVSWQIGAILGPAAGALLVAMATRDSVLALGLFLGLISTALISPMIREFGVKGKGKISFWKGSLTPEIKGIVALTIVNNFARNSFLPFHLVMAPVIFGAGVEHVAMAAVIETLTSTLAGIPVGWLSDRVKDKRSVLALSELFMVSGIAVYIVPNAGIPGFLISAFLLGLGMSSYAPIATATVSEMAPENPQDAVAFLSTAISFSRLPAPLLTGALIAAFSYSAAFGFSAACLAFVGIYMAISSIQSMRMT
- a CDS encoding winged helix-turn-helix transcriptional regulator; translated protein: MRRGLPSSLLATVLTVTLITAVGGPTNAVIEVYPDGWCTVSIRAPVQDPIVEIPLLGQPTLLSVVDEEDLPLNYTLDGGKIIVDAEVADEVNVTYETQSLTYKRGLVWSLNVSATSYSLISVRLVGDPDVVGLSKTPVSIREGPSYLELTLEPPFTLDYVYTTPPREDKGRNDLPYYLLALLPALAVVLVLLNSRSRGKKFELDSTDMMILNSLAEGEKSLSTIRKELSLPKTTAWRRMRRLEGKGLVEVERTKSGSLVRLSKLGRDVLKDRGSGR
- a CDS encoding NAD(P)-dependent oxidoreductase, with protein sequence MSFGELSDCSYFWKPCVDRLAKILSGVREEEFYELAIPREKLSWLPKVREKGVLASLGWGLAPTASILTEPDFLAASEPVFRAGYLRDLLNPHDDFGSSLTAAMRVTRTLKDRLVVMSDVATGLKGVTHVAPGQYFSMSPDREELFLLADNLPKELDNKLENLGEVTRDWNRLDEATIIVVRTSRSLGSEEFEKASRLKLVITATHGLDHIDVSEAKRRAIIVERAPVRARAVAELTLGLILDLARGISLGDRRMREGEWAKRRLKGFEISGKKVGIISMGVVGSEIASLLRAVGMEVSFYDKYKDGGKPLDDLLKESDIVVLASPLTEETKGMIGRRELSLMKEGAYLVNVGRGELVDLEALIDSLESGKLAGAALDVFPKEPPFGEDAYDRLSHLDNVVLTPHIGGNTRESDRRIVREVLGILGKWFHD
- a CDS encoding aminotransferase class V-fold PLP-dependent enzyme, with protein sequence MKALSEPMPYHRGEGFSRMYGEIIEGMKPLFGADGDVVVISGSSTAGLESALAGFARGKEVVAVVDGKFGERLAEIASLYAKEVRRVLSEWGGTPPQEKLEASLNGADLLVVVHNETSTGVEHDMDLIADLASDREVDLVVDVVSSIGGIEVRGDKWEAKALIGGVQKCIGAPPGLAPVMIREWDGYGEAPYYLDLKRYRSLIMGNLKQTPFTPALPLFSALRAAIREIHSEGLEARFLRHRRMAKLLREGLEDLRVELFANPGELGKLSDTVTSFRVPEPEVVREKLAERGIMVAGGQGPLKGKILRVATMARIKEEDVHSLLAELREILPMITPGAAP
- a CDS encoding DNA-3-methyladenine glycosylase — encoded protein: MRLKTSFFCRDPVIVAKDLLGKLLVRELDGDRISGVVVETEAYLGRNDRASHGFGGKRTPRMRPLYEGCGLFYIYPVHGYAMLNVTTAPPEEPTAVLIRALEPVEGVDLMKGNRGTDDVRNLCSGPGKLTKALGITLNMNGLSVGDGPLYFEEYRWVDEREIVATKRVGVDYAGRHADLPFRFYLKGNRYVSRP